Proteins encoded together in one uncultured Desulfosarcina sp. window:
- a CDS encoding universal stress protein, which yields MFHNILVPLDGSENAYRTLPYAANLAKQFDSQINVLSVFRHHSYIEASISMVRPKEPENLDDVLSAYAREVVDRGKTLLREQGVTKIKGFVKMGTASKKILEFAQKNEIDLIIISSKGNGDLTGYLLGGVSHKVAGLAKCPVMVI from the coding sequence ATGTTCCACAATATTTTAGTGCCGCTGGATGGTTCGGAAAATGCTTACCGAACCTTGCCGTATGCAGCCAACCTGGCCAAACAGTTCGATTCCCAAATCAACGTATTGTCGGTCTTCAGACACCACAGCTATATCGAAGCATCGATCTCCATGGTCAGGCCCAAGGAGCCGGAAAATTTAGACGATGTGCTGAGCGCTTATGCCAGAGAAGTTGTTGATCGCGGCAAAACCCTATTAAGAGAACAAGGCGTCACAAAAATCAAAGGCTTTGTCAAAATGGGCACGGCCAGCAAAAAGATCCTGGAGTTTGCCCAAAAAAACGAAATCGATCTGATCATCATCAGTTCCAAAGGAAACGGGGATCTGACCGGATACCTTTTGGGCGGGGTGTCGCATAAGGTGGCGGGCCTTGCCAAATGTCCGGTCATGGTTATTTGA
- a CDS encoding threonine/serine dehydratase, protein MKNKPTLHDVYRARARIKPLVVETPVLESAELADRTGARTVHLKLECLQNTGAFKVRGAANKILSLSDEEKQKGVITFSTGNHGKAVAYVAGRTGIKAVVCLSEHVAAYRADTIGKLGAEVSIKGNSQDEAEKNYHQLTASRGLVPVVPFDDPMIIAGQGTIALEMMAALPDTHVLLVQLSGGGLLAGIAMAAKSINPDIHIVGLSLQRSPAMLESLKAGAPVQVEEKNSLADSLLGGIGFDNRYTMPLVEKYTDEHVLVSEEEIKAGMYFLFEAHRTIAEGAAAVGVGALLSGCIDVTGKRVATVITGASVESSTYLSVIRQQHERNRHP, encoded by the coding sequence ATGAAAAATAAACCGACGCTGCACGATGTCTATCGAGCCCGAGCCCGCATCAAGCCCCTCGTCGTTGAGACGCCGGTCCTGGAATCCGCCGAATTGGCGGATAGAACAGGTGCCCGAACGGTCCACCTGAAACTGGAATGCCTGCAGAATACCGGCGCCTTCAAAGTGCGGGGCGCCGCAAACAAAATCCTGAGTCTTTCCGACGAAGAAAAACAAAAGGGCGTCATCACCTTTTCCACCGGCAATCACGGCAAGGCGGTGGCCTATGTGGCCGGACGCACCGGCATCAAGGCGGTTGTCTGTTTGTCTGAACACGTCGCCGCATACAGGGCCGACACGATCGGAAAACTGGGCGCGGAAGTCTCCATCAAAGGGAATTCCCAGGATGAAGCCGAGAAAAATTATCATCAACTGACAGCGTCCCGCGGGCTTGTGCCGGTGGTTCCGTTTGACGACCCCATGATTATCGCCGGTCAGGGAACCATTGCCCTGGAAATGATGGCAGCGCTTCCCGATACCCATGTATTGCTGGTTCAATTGTCCGGCGGCGGGCTGCTGGCCGGAATTGCCATGGCCGCTAAATCGATCAATCCGGATATTCACATCGTGGGACTCTCCCTCCAGCGGTCGCCGGCCATGCTGGAAAGTCTGAAAGCGGGCGCCCCCGTTCAGGTGGAAGAAAAAAACTCTCTTGCCGATTCGCTTTTAGGCGGCATCGGCTTCGACAATCGGTACACCATGCCGTTGGTGGAAAAATATACTGACGAACACGTGCTGGTTTCCGAAGAAGAGATCAAAGCTGGCATGTATTTCCTGTTCGAAGCCCATCGAACCATTGCCGAAGGGGCCGCGGCCGTCGGTGTGGGGGCCTTGCTGAGCGGCTGTATCGATGTGACCGGCAAACGCGTGGCGACAGTGATTACCGGCGCCAGCGTGGAGTCGTCCACCTACCTGTCGGTCATCCGGCAACAGCATGAAAGGAATCGCCATCCATGA
- a CDS encoding cyclodeaminase produces MIRILDEKEIRQLVSLDLSVVDAIETGFGELARGNALVPPIMMIPVPEKKGEVDIKSAYIKGIDQLAIKVASGFFENSRLGLPSQSGQMLVLSAETGFLQGVLLDNGYLTQVRTAAAGAVAAKYLAPQTADSVGVIGSGVQARFQMMALHLMRPFSTIHMFSLDADDLKDRYVGDMQQQLPDVTVVKAPSVEAVVRESSVVVTTTPARSGFLKADWLHPGQHITSMGSDTEEKQELEAEVLTRADLVVCDLKSQSVRLGELRSAVEQGLMPADAPVVELGAIVNKKAPGRTAEDQITVCDLTGVGVQDTMIAIKTLALAEKRDIGRVIS; encoded by the coding sequence ATGATTCGAATCCTTGACGAAAAAGAGATCCGGCAATTGGTTTCGCTGGACCTGTCGGTGGTCGACGCCATCGAAACCGGCTTTGGCGAACTGGCCAGAGGCAACGCCCTGGTACCCCCGATCATGATGATTCCGGTACCGGAGAAAAAGGGCGAAGTGGACATCAAGAGCGCCTATATCAAGGGCATCGACCAGTTGGCCATCAAGGTGGCATCCGGATTTTTCGAAAACAGCCGGCTGGGCCTGCCCTCCCAGAGCGGCCAGATGCTGGTGCTTAGCGCCGAAACTGGCTTTTTGCAGGGGGTATTGCTGGACAACGGCTACCTGACCCAGGTGCGCACCGCCGCCGCCGGCGCAGTGGCGGCCAAATATCTGGCGCCTCAAACGGCTGATTCCGTGGGGGTGATCGGCTCGGGCGTTCAGGCCCGCTTCCAGATGATGGCCCTGCACCTGATGCGACCGTTTTCCACCATCCATATGTTCAGCCTGGACGCCGACGATCTGAAAGACCGCTACGTTGGCGACATGCAGCAGCAGCTTCCGGACGTCACGGTCGTCAAGGCCCCCAGCGTGGAGGCGGTGGTCAGAGAAAGCAGCGTCGTGGTCACCACCACACCGGCCCGCAGCGGTTTTCTCAAGGCGGATTGGCTGCATCCGGGGCAGCATATCACATCCATGGGAAGCGATACGGAAGAAAAGCAGGAACTGGAGGCCGAAGTGCTCACCCGGGCGGATCTGGTGGTCTGCGACCTCAAGTCCCAGAGCGTGCGCCTGGGAGAGCTGCGCAGTGCCGTCGAGCAGGGCCTGATGCCGGCGGATGCACCCGTGGTCGAATTGGGGGCCATCGTCAACAAAAAGGCCCCGGGCCGCACAGCGGAGGACCAGATTACCGTCTGTGACCTGACCGGTGTGGGTGTTCAGGATACCATGATCGCCATCAAAACGCTGGCCCTGGCAGAAAAGCGGGATATCGGCCGCGTCATTTCCTGA
- a CDS encoding Xaa-Pro peptidase family protein: protein MPSKLIFSQDEYARRIRRVKEAMDRQGMETLLVVDPANMNYLTGYDGWSFYVHQGVILSVDSDAPLWFGRQQDANGARLTTWLPDDRIFGYPDEYVQSRVTHTMRYVAQLMRDQGLAEKRLGLEMDAYWFSARMYLTLQEELPQSVLMDATNLVNWVKTVKSEAEIGYMREAARICERVMQTAIDTIAPGVREKDAAARVAAAQIAGTDEYGGSSPAIFPIMPSAERTATAHLTFDADRSYTKGDVVLLELAGARHRYHAPLSRTVYLGDPPEDLIRTADGVVTGLKETLEDMGPGMTAEEVEARWRAAIAHTGVVKPSRVGYSFGLNYVPDWGEHTVSLRPGDKTILEPGMTIHFMPGIWLDTYGFECSEPVLITENGCEKFIEFPQQLFVRG from the coding sequence ATGCCAAGCAAGCTTATTTTTTCTCAAGACGAGTATGCCCGCCGGATCAGACGGGTCAAGGAAGCCATGGACCGCCAGGGCATGGAAACGCTGCTGGTGGTCGATCCGGCCAACATGAACTACCTGACCGGCTACGACGGCTGGTCCTTTTACGTTCACCAGGGGGTGATCCTCTCTGTGGACAGCGATGCGCCCCTGTGGTTCGGCAGGCAGCAGGACGCCAACGGCGCCCGATTGACCACCTGGCTGCCCGATGACCGCATCTTCGGCTACCCGGATGAATACGTGCAGTCGCGGGTCACCCACACCATGCGCTACGTGGCCCAGCTGATGCGCGACCAGGGCCTTGCGGAAAAACGCCTCGGCCTGGAGATGGACGCCTACTGGTTCAGTGCGCGCATGTATCTCACCCTTCAGGAAGAGCTGCCCCAGTCGGTTTTGATGGACGCCACCAACCTGGTCAACTGGGTCAAAACGGTCAAATCCGAAGCGGAAATCGGCTACATGCGCGAAGCGGCCCGTATCTGTGAACGGGTGATGCAGACGGCCATAGACACCATTGCCCCCGGCGTTCGGGAAAAGGATGCGGCGGCCCGGGTAGCGGCGGCCCAGATTGCCGGCACCGACGAATACGGCGGCTCGTCCCCGGCCATTTTTCCCATCATGCCGTCGGCCGAACGCACCGCCACCGCCCACCTGACCTTCGATGCGGACCGATCCTATACCAAAGGCGACGTGGTGCTGCTGGAACTGGCCGGCGCCCGGCACCGGTACCATGCCCCCTTGTCGCGCACGGTGTATCTCGGCGACCCGCCCGAGGACTTGATTAGAACCGCTGATGGCGTCGTCACGGGTCTGAAGGAAACTCTGGAAGATATGGGCCCCGGCATGACCGCCGAGGAGGTGGAGGCGCGCTGGCGGGCGGCCATTGCCCACACCGGCGTGGTCAAGCCCTCCCGGGTCGGCTATTCTTTCGGCTTGAACTATGTGCCGGACTGGGGGGAACACACCGTGAGCCTGCGCCCCGGCGACAAGACGATTTTAGAGCCGGGTATGACCATTCACTTCATGCCCGGCATCTGGCTGGACACCTACGGGTTCGAATGCAGCGAGCCGGTGCTGATCACCGAAAATGGGTGTGAGAAGTTTATCGAATTTCCGCAGCAGTTGTTCGTCAGGGGTTGA